From Candidatus Binatus sp.:
GCTCGGGATCGACGCGCCGGTTGCCAGCGTCGAGCAGGCGCACGCGGCGATCGCGAATGCATATCCGAGGATCGCGGATGACGCACACAGGCTAAAGCCTGTGCCACAGCCTGTGCCACCGGAGAGTGATGAGGAGCACAGACTAAAGTCTGTGCCACTTGAGCATGCTTCGTTGGTCGCGGTCGAGAAGGTGAGCTTCAGCTACGCGGGCGGTCCGCGCGTGCTCGATTCGATCGATCTCAGGATCGACGCAGGCGACTTTCTTGCGATCGTCGGGCAGAACGGGTCGGGCAAGACCACGCTCGCGAAAAATATCGTCGGGCTGCTCGCTCCGCAGACGGGACGGGTGACGCTCGAGGGCAAGGATCGATCGCAGATGCGTCCGGCGGAAACGGTGCGCGAGGTCGGCTACGTTTTCCAGAACCCGGACCATCAGATTTTCGCGGCGACGGTCGAGGATGAAGTCGCTTTCGGGCCGCGCAACTTCGGTCTCTCCAGCGACGAGGTCAAGCGCCGCTCGGATGAGGTGCTCGAGGCCGTCGGCCTGCAGGACGAGCGCGCGAGCGATCCGTTTCTGCTGAGCAAGGGCGAGCGGCAGCGCCTCGCCGTGGCGAGCGTGCTCGCGCTCCGGCCGCGGGTGCTGATTCTCGACGAGCCGACGACCGGGCTCGACCATCGCGAGCAGCTCCGCATGATGAAGCTGGTGCGCGAGTTGAATGAGGCGGGGACCGCGATCGTGATTATCACGCATACGCCGTGGCTGGTCGCGGAGTACGCTCGGCGCGTGGTGCTGATGCGCAGGGGGGCCAAGATTTTCGACGGCGGCGTGCGCGAGTTTTTCATGCACGACGAGCTGCTCCGGAGTTCGTCGTTTCGACCGCCGGAGGTGACGGAGCTTAGCCGCCGCTTCGGGACGCTCGCGCTGACGCCGACGGAATTTGCCGGCTGGGTGAAGGGGCGCGCCTGATGCCGATTTATCTGTATATCGATCGCGGCACGTTCGTTCATCGGTTGCATCCGACGGTGAAGGTGTTCGCGCTGTTCGTGATGTTCTGGTCGGTGTACTGGGTGGACAATCCGGTCGCCCTGCTGCCGGTCGGGCTGGTGATGCTCTGGATCGCGCAGCTCACCGGTTCGTGGCCGAACTTTTATCGGCTGCGCTGGCTGTTCGCGATTTTGATTTTCACCACGTCAATGATGTGGCTGGTGTTTTATCAATTAGGAGAACCTCTGTTCACGATCAGCCTCTTCTACATGAACCCGCATTCGTTCAGTGTGCCGCTCGGCCGATTTTCGCATACGTTTCGCTGGGGTGGCCATCCGGTTGCGGTAAATGTCACTTGGCAATCGATCAAGTTCGGCTTCGGGCGCGGGATCAAGCTCGCGGAACTGCTCGCTACTTCGGTGCTGTTTTTATCGACCACCAAGATCGAGGAATTCACTTACGGCTTGCAACGGATGCGGGTGCCGTATCGGGTCGGGTTCGCGATCTCGCTCGCGTTCCGGCTGGTGCCGCTCTTTATCGATTCGGCGGTGACGATCGTCGATGCGCAGCGGCTGCGCGGCTACGACTTCAACCAGGGCGGCCCGTTTGAGCGAATCCGGCGGTACGTGCCGGTGGTGATTCCGGTGTTCATGGGGGCGCTGCGCAAGGCAAATAACATGGCGATGGCGCTCGAGGCGCGCGGCTTCGGCTATACGCATGAACCGACGACTTTTATCGAGTATCCAGTGGGCAGCGCGGATATCGCGGCGTTCGCGGCGTTGATCGCGCTCGGCGCGATTTATTTTTTGCTCTACTACACCGGCGTCGGCGGTATCGGCCCGGTGAAGTAGTGTCGATGATTGAAGCCGCATAGGATCAATCGAAGAGGAAATTGAGATGAGTACCAAGGCGGAATTGCTCCAGGATCCGATCCAGCACATCGATATCACGCGCGACAACGTGGTGGGGCTGGTCGAGGCGATGGGCCAGATGGCGTACAGCGCGCGCGACCTGTATCGCGCGGCAACGATATACGACCGGATGCTGCGGGATCGCGATTGCGGGATAATCCTGTGTCTCGCGGGCTCGCTGATCAGCGCGGGACTCAAAAAGATTTTTGCCGACATGGTGCGGAGTCACATGGTCGATGCGATCGTCAGCTCGGGCGCAAATATCGTCGATCAGGATTTTTTCGAAGCGCTCGGCTTTCGTCACTGGATGGCGCAGGAGCGGTTCAAATACGGCCTCGACGACACCATGCTGCGCGAGCTGCATATCGATCGAATCTACGACACGCTGATCGACGAAGACGAACTGCGCGTGTGCGATGAGACGATCCACAAGATCGCGAACAGCCTTGCGCCGCGGCCGTATTCGTCGCGCGAATTCGTCGCGGAGATGGGCAAATATCTGTCGGAGACGGGCGCCAAGACCGATGCGAGTATCGTGCTCGAGGCGTTTCGCGAGGACGTGCCGATTTTCTGTCCGGCGTTCAGCGACTGCTCGGCGGGCTTCGGCCTGGTGGCACATCAGGCGGAGCGCGCGGGCAAGCCCAAGGTCACGCTCGATAGCGCCAAGGATTTTTACGAACTGACGCGGCTCAAGGTGAAGAACGAATGCACCGGGCTGTTGATGATCGGCGGCGGGACGCCCAAGAACTTCGCGCAGGACATCGTGGTGGCGGCGGAAATTTTAGGCCACGACGTGCCGATGCATAAATACGCGGTGCAAATCACCGTCGCTGACGTGCGCGACGGCGCGCTCTCGGGCAGCACGCTCAAAGAGGCGAGCAGTTGGGGCAAAGTTGATACGACCTACGAGCAGATGGTGTACTGCGAGGCGACGATCGCGGCGCCGCTGATCGTCGGCTACGCGTACCACAAGCGGGGTTGGGAGTGGCGCGAGTCGCGCGGCTGGAATTCGTTGCTGGACAAGGACGCGGTGTAAGCATCGGCGCGTCGCGACGGCGCGAGACGGAAGAGTTCGAAACCCCCACCGGTTTCGAGCTTCCGGGGGCGATCAAGCAAGACGCGAAGCCGACTTCGGGCCGAAGGGCCGAATCGCCAATAGGTAAAGATGCGCGCTACGCGCTGTTAGTAAGGGGCGGAAAGAACGGGTACAGCGCGACGACCGGAGGTCGTCGCGCGCGACGCGCATAGCTGTGCGCATGGATCGGGGCGATGCCTACGGTACCGAGTTCGACGGATTGCCAGCGTCGTCGAATAGCGTCAGCGCGCCGGCGCCGTCGCTATTAAGCGTCAGCGCGGCGCGCGTCCGCCCCTGGTTGCTGAGCAGCGCGAGCCCCGGCAATCCGTCCGGCGTCACGTCCAGCCCGAGGCGCGTGCGCTCCTTGTCGGCCAGCCTGAGTGTCGGTGCGCCGTCCGCCGCGATGATCATCGAAGCGCGGTGATTGCCGTTTTTGTCCATCATTACGAGGCCATCCTGGCCGTCGTAGGAAACCCCGAGCGCGACCAGCGGCTTGCCGGTCGGGTCGAACAGGATGACGCGTGCGTTGCCCGACGCGAGGCCGATCTCGGCGCGGGTTTTGCCGTCCTTGCCGAAGATGCCGAGGGCGGGGCCGCCATCGGCGGCGACGCCGAGGCCGGCGCGCAATGCGCCGGCGCCGTCGAAGACTGCGATTTGCGCGACGCCCTTGGCCGTCACGCCGAACTCGCCGCGAGGATTGCCGTTGGTATCTACCAGCACGAATTTTTGCGACGTGATCAATTTCGGCGTCGCGGCGGCGCCCACACTGCCGGCGCCGAGAAAGTGGCCTGACAGAGCGCCGCCCAAAATTGCGCCGGCGATGGTCAGGGTCGCGAAACCGATTCGTTCCTTGATTGTCATGGTGCGGTCTCCTTTCAAGAACCGGGCTTTGGAAGAGCAGTCGACGGGAAAAACTCTAGCAGCTTGAAAGGATCCGCAAAAACGCCCCGGGCGGCGCCACGAAGTGCCGGGATGAAAACGCCGGAAAGGTTCTCCGTGGCACATGTCGCGCATTCGATTCATCCCGGGAACTGCCTATGATCGGTGCCTCGAAAGCTGAAGCGAGGTGCGCGCGAATTCGGCGGATTGCCGGCCGGCCGCGCGAAAAAGGGGAAGCGAATGCGCCCGGTTTGGCGGGCTGGTGTATTCGTCGTGGCCGCGGTCGTCGCGGCGATCGCAATTGGCGCAGTGCGCGGCGTGTTGCGCGCGGCTCAATCCGCGGTGAGTGCGACCGCCGCTCTCGGCCAGATCGATCTTACCAACATCGCGATGAATTTCGTCGATGCGACCGGCGTGACCGGGCCGCACGGTGTGGCGATCGACCTTGCGAACGACCACGTAATCGTGGCCGATACCGGCAACAATCGCGTGCTCGGATGGGCGAGCGCGACGGCGTTCGCGCGCGGCGGCGCGGCCGACCTCGTGATCGGCCAGACGGACTTCAATTCATACGCATGCAATCAGAACGCGCCAGCCCCCGACGCGGACCGGCTATGCATGCCGATCGCGGTCGCGGTGGACGGGATGCATCGCGCGTACGTCGGCGACACGGGCAACAATCGCGTGCTGGTGTTCGACGATCCGTTCGCGGCGCTGGCGCTGCATAGCCAGAGCGCCGATTTCAGCGCGTCCGCGGTGTTCGGGCAGGCGGGCAGCTTCATCACCAATGCGGCGAACGAGGGCGGAATCAGCGCCGACAGCCTGCAGAGTCCGCAGGGCCTCGCGGTGGACCTCGCGGGGAACTTATTTCTCGCAGACGTGGATAACAATCGGGTGCTGGTGTTCTTCACGCCGATTCCGCTGACTGCGATCAGTGGCTCGCCCGGACAGGCGGGCGACGCAACCGCCGATCTCGTGATCGGACAGGCCGACTTTACGGGCAGCCTGTGCAATCAGGGCGGACTGGTCAGAACCACGACCTTGTGCCTGGCGCCATTTTTGGGTGTCGGGGTTGCGGTGGACCGGGCCGACAATTTGTACGTCGCCGATACCAACAACAATCGGGCGCTCGAGTACAACGGAACCTTCGGCGTGGCGAAGTTCAACGACGTGACGGCCGACCTGACCTTTATCGGCAACGGCATCACGCTGCCGTCAGGCGTGACTGCGGATTCGGTCGGTGACTTTTACGTCGCGTCTGAGCCGCGTCATCAGGTGCTCGAATTCACGCGGCCGGTCACGCTCGGGACGCCGAATCTGCTCAACCTGAAGATCGGTCCCGGTTCGGTGAATCCGAGCGCCGGGAGCCTGCGGTTTCCGATGGGGCTTGCGATCGACTCGTCGGACAATCTCTACGTTGCCGACAACGCGAACAATCGAGTGCTGGAATTCGACGAGGGAACGACTCCGCACAACAAGTTTGCGAACGGCACGGGCGGGCAGATCGACCCGAACAGCAACGCGCCGAATTACGTCGAGCCGATCGCGATGAACTCGCCGCGCGGAATCGCGGCGGACGGTAGCGCGCCGCCGCAGGTGCATCTGTACGTAGCGGACACGACCAACAATCGGGTGCTTGGATGGGCCGACGCAGCTTCGTTCGCGAGCGGCAAGCCGGCTGATATCGCGATCGGGCAGCCGGATTTATTTTCGTACAAGTGCAACAACGGCATCGCGGTCGGCGATCTGTTCGGGGTTGGTCCGGATAGCCTATGCCGGCCCGAACGATTGGCGGTCGATGCGGACGGAGGTCTGTACGTCGCCGACGCGGGCAACAATCGGGTGCTGGTGTACAACACGCCATTCGACGCGGCGAGCGGCAAGCCCGGCGCGGGCGACGGGGTCGCGGACTTCGTTTATGGGCAGACTGGCTCGTTCCTCAGCAATGCGTGCAACGCACCGGCGGCGAGCGCGGCGACGCTGTGCAATCCGCAGGCGACCGCGTTCGACGGGGCGGGCAACGTCTATATCGCCGACGGCGGGAACAATCGCGTGCTGCAGTACGGCAAGCCAGCTACGCCGCCGGCAGTATCCGACGCAATTGCGAAGCGGGTTTTCGGGCAGGCGGGCAGCATGAGCGCGATGGCGTGCAATGCGGGCGGTATCGGAGGTTCGACGCTGTGCAATCCGGACGGCGTGGCGCTCGACGGCAAGGGGCGTCTTTACATCGCGGATTCGGGCAACAACCGGGTGATCGAAATCGACGCGCCGCTGACGCCGAATCCGCCGCCGTCGCGGGTGTTCGGCCAGCAGGGCAGCTTCAACAACCGGATTTGCAACAGCGGCGGCGCGATCGACGCGACGACGTTGTGCAATCCGATCGGTGTGGCGCTGGATCTGACGGGCGGCCTCTACGTCGCGGACGCAAATAACGATCGAATATTGCACTTCGACCCGGGGTTTGGCGGCAATCCGGCGGCGTCGAGCGTGATCGGGCAAGGCGACGCGAGCAGTTTCGCGACCTCGGGATGCAATCGCGGAATCGCGCCCGGCGATATGGGCGGAGTAGGCGCGGATAGTCTCTGCAAACCGTTCGCGCTGGCGGTGGCGGGATCGAAACTGCTGGTCGCGGACACGAGCAACAATCGGGTGCTCGTTTACGATCGGCAGGTACCGACGCCGACATCCACGGCCACCCCAACTCCTCTCGCGACACGGACTTCGACGCGCACCGCCACTCACACCGCGGCCCGGACTCCGACTCGCACGCGGACTGCGACGGTGTCGAGGACTCGTACACCGACTCCGAGCAGAACGACTACCAGGACGCGTACGGCGACGCGGACTCCCACTCCTACTGCGTCTCCGACGCCGCAGCCGGGCGGAAAGCTGAAATGGAACCCCAAGGCGGTGAAGTTTGGCAAGGTCAAAGTCGGGAACCGGTCGAAAGTGCGCGTCATCCGAATCAAAAATACCGGCCACGAGACGCTTTTCGGCTCGGTGAAGGCGGCGACGGGCAGCTCGTTCGCGATTACTTCGGAGGCGGGACCGTTTTCGCTGCCGCCGAAGCAATCGCGAGCGTTGGCGGTTCAGTTCACGCCGACGAGAATCGGGGCGGAGCACGGCTCGGTGGGTATCACCAGCGGCGATCCGCTGCGTCGTTCGGTGAGCGTGAGTTTGGGCGGAGTCGGCAACTGACGGAATGCGTGAAAAGCCTTTAGTTTCGCTTGTTTTCGGCGGTCAGGTGGCGGCAGGATCGCCTATTGTCGCCGATAAAGCGTTCATCCGGGCAGGCGCACCGATTAAATCGAGTGTTTCAACCTCATGACGACTGAAAGCGACAAACAGGATATTTTAGCACTTCTCTTGTGTTTCCAATGTGGTTTTGATAGTTTTCCGTCGCGCTGAGACATCCTCACTTAAAAATTTACGCAACAATAGGTTCTTAAGCGCCCCTACCGCGTACTTGAAGCTGCGCAGTGAGATTCGAAGGAGACCGCAGGTGACAGACCGCGCGAAATCGGTTGGGTCGTACAGTTTACGGATATGGCTGGCCGCCGCGTCGATAATCTCGATCGTGGCGATAGGGCTGCTGTTGTCGGCGGCGGCGCGCCGTGGCGACGCGTCGGCCTCGCAGCGGCTTTCGGCGGAGAGCCGGATGCAGGCGCGACAAAAAGCGGCGAAGTTGAACGCCTCGATGCCGCGGTACTTCGAACTCAATACAGGACAAGTCGATAAGGATGTACGTTATCTCTCGCGAGGGGACCACGATTCGTTGTTCTTGACCGCGGACGCCGCGGTCTTTTCGTTGCTGGGCGGCGAGCAGCGGCATAGCCCGCTGCCCGGAGGATTTATTCCGGAGCGCGACGAGCACGGTTCGAAGGCGGTGCAGGCGGCCGTGCGAATCCGGCTGGTCGGGGCGAATCAGCAGGCAAAGATTGAAGGGCTGGACCGGCTGCCCGGGCGAGTGAATTACCTGATAGGGCCGGACGAGTCGAAATGGCATCGCGACGTGCCGCTGTTTGGGCGGATTCGCTATCACGAGGTGTATCCAGGCGTTGACGTCGTCTATTACGGCAGCCTGGACGCGCTGGAGTACGACATTATCGCGCAGCCTGGCGCGGACGTTTCGAAGATCAAATTTTCGGTCGAGGGTCCGGCGAAAACGGTCATCACCAAGGCCGGCGATTTGATCGTCGGGACTGGGGCGGGCGTAATCAGGATCGGCAAACCGAATATCTACCAGGAAACTGCGGATGGCGAGCGGGTCGCCGTCGCGGGCAATTTTGTGCTCGCGAGGAACGAAGTCACGATCGAGCGGGTGCCGACCCGGCAGGTGACGTTTGCGCTGGCGAAGTACGATCGAAGCCGGACGCTGTTTATCGATCCGGTAATCGCGACGATTCCGTACTCGACGTATTTCGGCGGACACGCATCGAGCAAGGGGCCGGTCAATCTCGAACAGTTTTCGGGCACCTTGCCGGCGCCGCTCAAGGTAGCGGACGTTGGGATGGACGTCGCGGTCGATCCGAGCGGCAAGGCATACATCACGGGTACGGCGTACTCGAATGACATACCGGTCAAGAATGCGTTCCAGGCGACCTTAAATGGCGCGAACGCGCCGAACAAACAGAATCCGAACGTCTTTGTGGCGAAATTCGACACGAGCCTCAGCGGTGGAAACTCGCTGATTTATGCGACGTATCTTGGTGCGGCGGGCGACCCTGTAGCGGCCGACGCTGGCAACGGCGACGGCGACTTAGGCTTCGGCATCACGGTGGACGGCAACGGTGAGGCGTTCGTGACCGGGCAGACGTACTCGGCGGCTTCGACCTTTCCGGGCGTGGCGAAGTGCGGGTCGTGGGGCCAGGTCAATAACCAGGGCGCGCCCTCGACCAACGTCGGATTCGTGAGCGAGTTGACTGCGGCGGGCAATGGGCTGGTGTACTCGTGCTATATCCCGGGCGCGTCGAATGCGACGGGCGCGCGAATCGCGCTGATGCCGGGATGCACGACGAACTGCGAAGCGTTCGTGACCGGTTCGACGCAGAGCACCGCGGCGGAAGGATTTCCGGTTACGGCCGCAGTCGCATTTCAGACCGATCTCAAGGCATTAGGCGGGAAAAGCAATGCGTTTCTGCTGGTCGTAAACGCGAACGGCGCAGGTGCTACGCCAGACTATTGCAGTTATTACGGCGGCACCGGCGACGGGACGAATGCCGACGCGGGGTTGGATATAGCAGTCGATTCGGTCGGGAGGGCTTACATCGTCGGGGCGACGTATTCGGCCGACCTGGTGACCAAGAATCCGGCGAAGAGCACGTATAGCGGCGGCGCGAATCAGGTCAGCAACGTGTTTGTGGCGGTGTTCGATCCAAATCTTGTCGGCGCGAACTCGCTGCTGTACGCGACGTATCTGGGCGGCACGGGCGCAGCGCAGACGGTAGGATCGACGACGTTTCAGCTTGGTGACATCGGAACGGGCATCGCGATAGTCGAGCCGACTGCGGCGGGTCCGCCTCCGCTGGCGAAAATCTGGACGACGGGAGTTACCGCGTCGACGGACTTCCAGGTGCCGGGGACGGTTGCGACGGTGTTCGAGCCGACCAATCTGGCGGCGACGACGCAGGGACCGATCGGATCGGCGGCGTTTATTACTGAGCTGGATACGTCGCAGGTGGGCCTCAATCAAGTGCATTACTCGACGTACTTGAGCGGGACCGGGCATGACATTTCGGTTTTCGGATTTCATGCGGCGGGAACCGGCGAGTTCGGCACGGATATCGAGGTGGCGGGCGGCAAGGTTTTCGTAACTGGCGCGGCGACTTCGCCCGATTTCCCGGTGCGATCGAATGCCTGCCAATCGACCAACGATAGCAGTGGCGTGGTTGTCACGACCTCGCCAGTCACGATCGCAATTCCGATCACAGGATACGTCTCAGAACTGGATCCGGCGCAATCGGTGGCGGCGAATCAACTGATTTTTTCAACTTATCTCGGCGGGACCGGCAAAGCAGACGTGCCAGGCGCATTGCAGCTCGACGCGCTGGGGAACATTTTTATTGCGGGGTTGACTTACTCGGATGACTTTCCGGTGACGCCCAGCGCGTTCCAGCAGGGCAACAACGCATTCACAAGGAACTCGACCAACGCGTTCCTGACCAAGATTAATCCGGCGGGTAACATCTGCCCGACGCCGTTCCCGACGACCACGGCTACT
This genomic window contains:
- a CDS encoding deoxyhypusine synthase, which gives rise to MSTKAELLQDPIQHIDITRDNVVGLVEAMGQMAYSARDLYRAATIYDRMLRDRDCGIILCLAGSLISAGLKKIFADMVRSHMVDAIVSSGANIVDQDFFEALGFRHWMAQERFKYGLDDTMLRELHIDRIYDTLIDEDELRVCDETIHKIANSLAPRPYSSREFVAEMGKYLSETGAKTDASIVLEAFREDVPIFCPAFSDCSAGFGLVAHQAERAGKPKVTLDSAKDFYELTRLKVKNECTGLLMIGGGTPKNFAQDIVVAAEILGHDVPMHKYAVQITVADVRDGALSGSTLKEASSWGKVDTTYEQMVYCEATIAAPLIVGYAYHKRGWEWRESRGWNSLLDKDAV
- a CDS encoding choice-of-anchor D domain-containing protein is translated as MRPVWRAGVFVVAAVVAAIAIGAVRGVLRAAQSAVSATAALGQIDLTNIAMNFVDATGVTGPHGVAIDLANDHVIVADTGNNRVLGWASATAFARGGAADLVIGQTDFNSYACNQNAPAPDADRLCMPIAVAVDGMHRAYVGDTGNNRVLVFDDPFAALALHSQSADFSASAVFGQAGSFITNAANEGGISADSLQSPQGLAVDLAGNLFLADVDNNRVLVFFTPIPLTAISGSPGQAGDATADLVIGQADFTGSLCNQGGLVRTTTLCLAPFLGVGVAVDRADNLYVADTNNNRALEYNGTFGVAKFNDVTADLTFIGNGITLPSGVTADSVGDFYVASEPRHQVLEFTRPVTLGTPNLLNLKIGPGSVNPSAGSLRFPMGLAIDSSDNLYVADNANNRVLEFDEGTTPHNKFANGTGGQIDPNSNAPNYVEPIAMNSPRGIAADGSAPPQVHLYVADTTNNRVLGWADAASFASGKPADIAIGQPDLFSYKCNNGIAVGDLFGVGPDSLCRPERLAVDADGGLYVADAGNNRVLVYNTPFDAASGKPGAGDGVADFVYGQTGSFLSNACNAPAASAATLCNPQATAFDGAGNVYIADGGNNRVLQYGKPATPPAVSDAIAKRVFGQAGSMSAMACNAGGIGGSTLCNPDGVALDGKGRLYIADSGNNRVIEIDAPLTPNPPPSRVFGQQGSFNNRICNSGGAIDATTLCNPIGVALDLTGGLYVADANNDRILHFDPGFGGNPAASSVIGQGDASSFATSGCNRGIAPGDMGGVGADSLCKPFALAVAGSKLLVADTSNNRVLVYDRQVPTPTSTATPTPLATRTSTRTATHTAARTPTRTRTATVSRTRTPTPSRTTTRTRTATRTPTPTASPTPQPGGKLKWNPKAVKFGKVKVGNRSKVRVIRIKNTGHETLFGSVKAATGSSFAITSEAGPFSLPPKQSRALAVQFTPTRIGAEHGSVGITSGDPLRRSVSVSLGGVGN
- a CDS encoding SBBP repeat-containing protein; translation: MFLTADAAVFSLLGGEQRHSPLPGGFIPERDEHGSKAVQAAVRIRLVGANQQAKIEGLDRLPGRVNYLIGPDESKWHRDVPLFGRIRYHEVYPGVDVVYYGSLDALEYDIIAQPGADVSKIKFSVEGPAKTVITKAGDLIVGTGAGVIRIGKPNIYQETADGERVAVAGNFVLARNEVTIERVPTRQVTFALAKYDRSRTLFIDPVIATIPYSTYFGGHASSKGPVNLEQFSGTLPAPLKVADVGMDVAVDPSGKAYITGTAYSNDIPVKNAFQATLNGANAPNKQNPNVFVAKFDTSLSGGNSLIYATYLGAAGDPVAADAGNGDGDLGFGITVDGNGEAFVTGQTYSAASTFPGVAKCGSWGQVNNQGAPSTNVGFVSELTAAGNGLVYSCYIPGASNATGARIALMPGCTTNCEAFVTGSTQSTAAEGFPVTAAVAFQTDLKALGGKSNAFLLVVNANGAGATPDYCSYYGGTGDGTNADAGLDIAVDSVGRAYIVGATYSADLVTKNPAKSTYSGGANQVSNVFVAVFDPNLVGANSLLYATYLGGTGAAQTVGSTTFQLGDIGTGIAIVEPTAAGPPPLAKIWTTGVTASTDFQVPGTVATVFEPTNLAATTQGPIGSAAFITELDTSQVGLNQVHYSTYLSGTGHDISVFGFHAAGTGEFGTDIEVAGGKVFVTGAATSPDFPVRSNACQSTNDSSGVVVTTSPVTIAIPITGYVSELDPAQSVAANQLIFSTYLGGTGKADVPGALQLDALGNIFIAGLTYSDDFPVTPSAFQQGNNAFTRNSTNAFLTKINPAGNICPTPFPTTTATATRTATRTATRTATRTATRTATRSASRTATRTPTATGTPVKTATATATRTATRTATRTASRTATRTATRTATRTATRTATRSASRTATKTPSATGTPVKTATRTATRTATRTASRTATRTATRTATRTATRTATRSASRTATRTPSATGT
- a CDS encoding energy-coupling factor transporter transmembrane protein EcfT, whose amino-acid sequence is MPIYLYIDRGTFVHRLHPTVKVFALFVMFWSVYWVDNPVALLPVGLVMLWIAQLTGSWPNFYRLRWLFAILIFTTSMMWLVFYQLGEPLFTISLFYMNPHSFSVPLGRFSHTFRWGGHPVAVNVTWQSIKFGFGRGIKLAELLATSVLFLSTTKIEEFTYGLQRMRVPYRVGFAISLAFRLVPLFIDSAVTIVDAQRLRGYDFNQGGPFERIRRYVPVVIPVFMGALRKANNMAMALEARGFGYTHEPTTFIEYPVGSADIAAFAALIALGAIYFLLYYTGVGGIGPVK
- a CDS encoding ABC transporter ATP-binding protein, whose amino-acid sequence is MKTEAQIEIPISAARAEHAVSVENVSFTYLDGDRPALRDVTFAQAAGEMIGVMGGSGAGKSTLAKCLNRIVPEFEGGDFSGVIRINGEQLSHLRVSEVAPKVGMVFQDFEAQLFSTNVAHEVAFAMEQVGMPRAEMVKRIGPALEAVGLKGFEHRDPMSLSGGEKQRLAIASVLALRPSVIVLDEPTTDLDPEGRAEVFDLIRKLRAQNLSLIVIEHESEELRGADRIIVLREGEIAAAGPPGEILARFDLLEECGVRPPGLGRVMTMLGIDAPVASVEQAHAAIANAYPRIADDAHRLKPVPQPVPPESDEEHRLKSVPLEHASLVAVEKVSFSYAGGPRVLDSIDLRIDAGDFLAIVGQNGSGKTTLAKNIVGLLAPQTGRVTLEGKDRSQMRPAETVREVGYVFQNPDHQIFAATVEDEVAFGPRNFGLSSDEVKRRSDEVLEAVGLQDERASDPFLLSKGERQRLAVASVLALRPRVLILDEPTTGLDHREQLRMMKLVRELNEAGTAIVIITHTPWLVAEYARRVVLMRRGAKIFDGGVREFFMHDELLRSSSFRPPEVTELSRRFGTLALTPTEFAGWVKGRA